A region of Lycium barbarum isolate Lr01 chromosome 1, ASM1917538v2, whole genome shotgun sequence DNA encodes the following proteins:
- the LOC132638166 gene encoding uncharacterized protein LOC132638166 → MAGPSQYPKKPLPSSLKPSSTTSSSSTLNSMKLKNLIQSFIFSHLYRVFRALAKAKSILFQLVKNVQLVDLLEFPMMKKNKNKNNAKLFLGSFRLHYNWCSSHVMPVPVPTALEDCSTGHVYYDSTWNSIISTACDESQLSDYLQWLEEKANSDENINGNDIDKLADMFIANSHERFRLEKVESYRRFQEMLARSV, encoded by the coding sequence aTGGCTGGCCCCTCTCAATATCCAAAAAAACCTCTCCCTTCTTCCCTCAAACCATCATCTACTACTTCTTCATCTTCAACCTTAAACTCCATGAAGCTCAAGAACCTAATACAATCCTTTATTTTCTCCCATTTATACCGTGTTTTTCGAGCTCTAGCCAAAGCCAAATCAATCTTGTTTCAACTTGTGAAGAACGTTCAGTTAGTCGATCTTCTCGAATTTCCCATGATGAAGAAgaacaagaacaagaataatgCCAAATTGTTTCTTGGTTCATTTAGGTTGCACTATAATTGGTGTTCTTCTCATGTTATGCCAGTGCCTGTGCCAACTGCTCTTGAGGATTGCTCCACTGGTCATGTTTATTATGACTCTACCTGGAATTCTATCATTTCTACTGCTTGTGATGAGTCTCAGCTCTCTGACTACCTTCAATGGCTTGAAGAGAAAGCTAATTCGGACGAAAATATTAATGGGAATGATATTGATAAGCTTGCTGATATGTTCATTGCAAATTCTCATGAAAGGTTCAGGTTGGAGAAAGTTGAATCTTATAGGAGATTTCAAGAAATGTTGGCTAGAAGTGTATGA